A window from Hemibagrus wyckioides isolate EC202008001 linkage group LG17, SWU_Hwy_1.0, whole genome shotgun sequence encodes these proteins:
- the zgc:162730 gene encoding mRNA decay activator protein ZFP36, whose amino-acid sequence MSDKYDELIRNLFQIGLKDDFPKQHTKPAVARQLSSCFSPKSLSEEKLSEDTFSWPFDIWSENMPKKPQYPFRADRSMSLTDNYLPNFNNKMKSLDLPPPPGFPPLAPHASNRYKTELCRSFQENGSCKYGNKCQFAHGESELRGLYRHPKYKTEACRTFYNFGYCPYGSRCHFIHEEKLSSPQTLNQKSQAPASQQARVLRQSVSFAGFLGSRSISPPIPYESMGFSRAPSVSPPPTDILSPVLNDTSREMFPFPQIRGESDVHNHPLLIEPQKSSHWGQGTNFEPLANKCVGKENRSSAFGFSHTSMQRFASDESLSDHESYSSTGSSSGSESPTFENAASKRLTVFARMSVSE is encoded by the exons ATGTCGGACAAATACGACGAACTTATTCGC AACCTATTTCAGATTGGCCTGAAAGATGATTTTCCAAAGCAACACACAAAGCCAGCAGTGGCTCGTCAGTTATCTTCCTGCTTCTCGCCGAAAAGCCTCAGCGAGGAGAAGCTCAGCGAGGACACCTTCAGCTGGCCATTTGACATATGGAGTGAGAACATGCCGAAGAAACCACAGTATCCGTTCAGGGCTGACCGATCTATGAGTCTGACCGACAACTATCTCCCCAACTTCAACAACAAGATGAAGTCTCTTGATCTTCCTCCACCACCTGGATTCCCACCCTTAGCTCCTCATGCTTCAAATCGGTACAAGACTGAGCTGTGTAGAAGTTTCCAAGAGAATGGCAGCTGTAAATATGGCAACAAGTGTCAGTTTGCACACGGTGAGAGCGAGCTTCGAGGCCTTTACCGCCACCCGAAGTACAAAACAGAGGCATGTCGCACATTCTACAACTTTGGATACTGTCCCTACGGAAGCCGCTGCCACTTTATCCACGAGGAGAAACTGTCTTCTCCTCAAACACTCAACCAGAAGAGCCAAGCACCTGCCAGCCAGCAAGCACGGGTTCTGCGCCAGAGTGTGAGCTTCGCTGGATTCCTCGGCTCTCGCAGTATCTCTCCACCAATTCCCTACGAATCCATGGGCTTCAGCCGTGCGCCCTCGGTTTCTCCTCCACCCACCGACATCTTGTCCCCTGTGTTAAACGACACAAGCCGTGAAATGTTTCCATTTCCACAGATCAGAGGTGAGAGCGATGTCCATAACCACCCTCTGCTCATTGAGCCTCAGAAGTCCTCGCACTGGGGCCAAGGAACAAACTTTGAGCCGCTGGCAAACAAATGTGTGGGGAAGGAGAACCGAAGCAGTGCATTCGGTTTCAGCCATACCAGCATGCAGCGCTTCGCCTCTGACGAGTCTCTCTCAGACCACGAGAGCTACAGCAGCACAGGGAGTTCCAGTGGCTCAGAGTCTCCCACCTTTGAAAATGCAGCCAGTAAACGCCTCACTGTTTTTGCTCGAATGTCTGTTTctgagtaa